The DNA sequence ATTCTGCAGGTCTTATGCTGATGCGGATTCGTGATGACTCTCCAGGAAAGCATCTTGGAAAATGAAGCACTTGCAAACTGGAACGTCACACTGGACATTCCAGTGAAGGGTTCTGTAGTTTCTGGCGTAAGGACAGGACAGGCATTGTGACTCTCACTTACCCCAGACCCGGGAGCACACAGCCTTATTGTTCAGCTGTTGCAGAATTTGCGCAGTGCACTGGGGAGATAGGAACAGAGTTTATGAGACAAAACTcagagcacagagaggagcataCACTAACACAGCAGGATGTGGTAATGTTGTTCAGGGCTTGTCAAAAGCATGACTTTTGATGTTTATAATGACACAGTTGTACTTAAGCACTTTTGATAGGTCCCAGGGTCTCTGTGTGCAGGCTGGTTTTTGGAGAAACTTTCAGATTATGTGCTGAGCAATATTCATTCTGATTTTATTGTTGCTGTTTTAGATATTCTGCATTGTTTCTTAAATAAATGCTATTTTTACAATCTACTCGTGATTGCCTTTAATGTCTCTTAGCGTTGGGTGAGTGTGTGTAACCATATACTGTGTAAGTCTTATCTTTATGAGTGTGATTGTATATAAATTTAATGTGCATGCTTGTAGCTGTGTGTTAGTGTTGACTTTGTGTGTGGTTGTGTGTAAGATTAGtctgtgtgtggctgtgtgtaagtcctgtctttgtgtgtgtgtgtgtctatgtctttgtgtgtgtggttgtgtgtAAGAGTCTGTGTGCATGGTTGTGTATCAGCTTGTGTATTGTGGCTGTGTGTTAGTCCtgtctttgtgtgtgtctgtgcgtatGTCTTGCCTTTGTGTGTATGGTTGTCTGTAAGattagtctgtgtgtgtgtggggctgtgtgtAATATTAGTCTGTGTATTTGTAGCTGTGTGTAAGTGatatatttgtgtgtgtggCTCTGTGTTAGATTAGTTTGTGTATTGTGGCTGTGTGTAAGTCTTGTCTTTGTGCATCTGTTAAAGGGCCGATTGTAAACAAAGTGTCCTGGGATGACCCCACTCTTCccagtacagtatttttcaggACAGTTCcgctctgaaaatgaaaactgtatcAGGAACCATGCCAGCACAGTAAGATTTTCCATCAGATATTTATAGATtgattataatgttttattggCCTGTATAGATATTTTGCAAAAAAGGAGTTCACTGCAGAAAAGGGAAAACTGTGTGCAGAGATTGCACTTTTCCATGAGGTTTGCTGATCTCTAAACACGCTTTGTAAGCCGGTACACTAATTCCAGAATCCCCAAATCCTGATCCTGGGGGGCCGGTGTGTCTCCGGGTTTTCACTCGAGTTGGGCTTTTAACGACTGGAATCAGATCGTTAGTGGCTTAATTGGACCAACACACACCAACTTATCCAGATCCATACATCCATAGGACGTGAAAACCTACAGCCACAGCGCTTTCCAGGACGGGGACTGCTGACCGAGTTTAACGCGATGTCTTTGTTGACTGAACGTCCAAGAAATTAAGTGTAATCATTTATTTAATCGCCGCCAGTCTTTTCTCAAGCTGAATGTTTTTTCGATCGACCCAGCACTTGAAATACTTTTGTGGCCGCTATTTAAAGCACCGTAGCTTTCAGACACCCAAACCTTTCTCTTCATTTCGTCATAAGAATCACGGACAGCAAAATAATTCTTGATTTGCGGCATCCTGTCAAACACGGACATGTTTTCAGAGCAGATGGTGGCCTGTTACCCGCCTCGCAATTTCATTTTTCTCTGCAAAAAAACGACCATGTTTAGTATTGAAGAGTAGCTCTTTAATAGTGCACCTTGCTTGCTGACGGACTGATAAAACACTTTGAAGAAAGTATTCAGATTTACTATAATAACGGACGATTATTAAGAAGGCGGTTTCACAGATTCCTAGATAAGAAGCTGTTCCGCGCATGTAATAACTATCGAGGTATTTTCATTCCGCAGGATTTTGGCCGGTTTGCTAACGAGAGTTTGTGAAGTCAAGGTCTGCTACACGTCTTCGGACTGATCGTCCCATTTCGATCCCCAGTGGCAGCACTTCCTGCACCTCCTCTGACCGGCTGGCGCTGGTTAGCGCTGGTTCTGAAGATGACAGGAGCGCCCGGGGACAAGGACAGACGTGTTCTTGGACTCTCCGCAGTCGTCTGTTGCGACATCCTGAgggtacaaaataaaaactcccCGGCGTGTCGTTTCTGTGGATGGGCCCAAAGCTGTAGCCTTGCCATGTCCTTCCATCGAGCAGCGTTACACAGAATTCAGGACATTGCTCTCCTACGTTTGAAGGACACCTGTCACCAATATACACCCCCCCAATAAAAAATCCCCCATAAAGTCCCGTAGTCCCGTTTAATTTAGATTAGTTACACAAGTACAAGATCCCATGTCGCACGATTCCCCTTAAGAGGATACCACTGCGGTTTCTTCCTCTCGGTACACGACGGGCGTTTATTTGTAGGTGTGTGTGGTGGCCAACGTTCTGGCACGTGCCGAAACGACCTGCCCACGGCGCGTGCCGAAAGCAGCTCTGGATCTGTCGGAATCTGGCACGTGCCCCGTCAGCTCTCCGCGCGCCCCGAGCCGTGGAGCAGCCGCGGCAGAGGCGCGGGCCCACGGGATATTTTTCACCCGATTCCGCGTCGCGCTTCAATCGGCCGTTTGATTTTCGACACGTGCGTGTTAAATATCACGACAGGGGGTGGAGTGATGAACATGAAATGGAACGGAAGGTCAGAAGCCACCGTGTCATATAAGGTAACACCCGCGGTGTTGGAGGGCTTTCAATTGAATATCACATCTTTAATTATCACTCTCGAGGCAGAAATGCCTTTTGTGCGGCGTGTGTGGTAGGACAGCTGAAGGATCCTTACCTCGGCCAAGAACAGTCACACCCGACTTGTTTTCGACGGACAGGAGAGGGTAGCCGCGGTCTTGCACTGAGAGAAGTGTCTTGCCAGCGAAGCGAACTAAAGCGTTAATTCGAACGAGAGAACCGCCGAGCTTCTCCTGGCGCTAATCGACCTTCAGACTCTCCAGCCGAGGGATTGCTGAACCTTCACCCCGCTTTTCGCCGAGGGATTGATTTTTATGTCCAGAGCCCTCTTAGGCTGTACCTTGCGTGAAGGGAATGGGCTTCCGTTTTCAGACGCTGACCTTGCCTCCTGGGGTATGAAAGACGGACCCGCGGGTCCATGCATTCCGATAACCCGAAAAAGCCAAAAAACGTATTGGGCGTTTCCTCATTGGAGTTATTGAATATTAACAGCCGCGCACTGTAGGTGTGGGGCGAAGGGGGTGGCTCTATCCCACCTAATAAACTGCGTAACTCTGCCCTTATCAGCTACAGACAAGGCGATAGACTAACTGGCAGCGCAATATACCCATACAGCTCACCTCGGTTTTCTCGGGTCAGCATAAATTCGCATCGCAAATCCGGCAATAAATCATCGATAGCACAGTCCTCAAAACAAGTTATTAGGCTACTGTTTGTCCGCGCTAGGGGATTACCGCTCCAGCGGCGAGACGCGAAGCCTTCACAGAGAGAGGACGCAGAGAGAGGGACGTCTACCGCTCCAGAGGAGAGCCGAGGGGCTTGGGAGATCCGCGCCGCACACATGAATGATATAGCGGAAATGGTGGCCTTTGTCCTGGGGTTCCTGGGCTGGGTGATGGCCGGCGTGGCGGTGCCCAACCGCTACTGGAAGGAGTCCACTCTGGAGGGCAGCGTgatcaccaccaccaccatctaCGAGAACCTGTGGATCTCCTGCGCGTCCGACGCCTCCGGGATCCACAACTGCCGAGAGTTCCCGTCCCTGCTCGCCCTATCCGGTGTTACTTTCGCTCTTCTTCCTCTTCATACCGAATTCCGGCTCGTTTTTTTTGGCTTGCATGTCACATAAACCCCCTTCGCGATAAGTTCCCAGCAGGCTGAGGGGGTGGGAGCGCGGGTCGCACGCCCGGAGTGTGCAGACGGGCTGCAACACCGGCGGTCGCTTCGCGCCGTGAGAAACGTCAAGGCTGGTCGTTGCGTCGGGAAAAGATCGCTTCCGTCCCGTTCAAGCAGTTTGAAGAGCGCTTGTttgtctgtaaaaaaaaagaaacaatgatcTTGCCTTGACACAGCTCTGTACAGCGCGTACAGGTCTCGCGCGCCggcgttaaaaaaaaagttaaattaaaacgaaaatcaatttaaaatgatGAGAGGAGATTTGTTGAAGGTGATCTTAGAGACTGCCCTTGTAATATATAGCGTTAATGCAATCTGTAATTACTGGAATATGTAGTTCAGCCgccagtgtatatatataagatACTCAGAATATATACCGAGAGGCGCTTGAACCAGTAAAATGCCTGTAGGCATCTTAAATAGATTCTGTGTATCTGTGACAGATCTGGCACTTGGCGCTGCTGGCCCGTGTTGAAAAGTGCTCTTTTATCCAGTTTCGGCAGTTCTTAATCAAGGCCCTGGTTTGGGCACCTCGCTGTGCGCCCGCATCCAGTCTGCCAGACGGTGAGAACTGGTTTAAAATCAAGCGCCGTGCCAGAATTCAGATCATCAATTCGAGGCCCTGCTCTGTGGAAATAATGGGAATTTGCAAAAGCTGCAATTCCATAGCTAAGAAACTGTGCCCGTGGGGATCAAAACGGGATACAAAAATCATAGTATTTAcggtgtaataataatacagtattactagtagcagACAtgtagaaacacagaataagaTGTGCATAACACTACGCCAGCCTTCTCTGTAGACCGTGTAAATGAAAATAGCAAATGCGGGATGGCGGGACTGATAAATAGCGCGTTAAGTACAAAACTAAAATGTGCAAATTTCCCGTAACTTCAGCGCACACGCGAAGTTCTGTTTGTGAACGCCCGTCGTGCAGGTGCAAAAGAGAAAATTGTCGTTATCAGCTGTACAATCGgtggtttttaaaatctataCTTCTATAATCTTTCTATAAAATTTGGACTgtaaaaggaaaatatgattgatttttttgtcattGGATTTTTCCCTCAATTATCTGGGACGGCTCTCCTTTCCGTACAGCAGGTGCTCAGATCTAGCTGTAATGCCctttcattaaaatgaaaaacgcCTTCTTTATTCGGTTTCTCTGTTTGTGGCCATAATAAAGAAGCTTTAGGGTGTTACGATTAGAAAAATTACTTGCACCAGTAAACAGTGCTCCATCTTTAACAGCGCTATGTGTTCAATATTCGATTAAAGCTCCTGCTTCCACGGCGAAGGCTGGATGATTTGACGAGGCGGAAAGTGGGACTTCATTCCTATTCTTATGTGTGTGTGgtctgtgctgtcctgaggcgaCACACTTGTTGCAATTAAAGCCGAGACGTCACCGTACGGAAACCCAATCTGTTCTTCCCTAAATTCTCAGCCCAAATTTCTGTACCCCGCTCGGTCTGGTCTTCCTTCTCCACAAACTTCTCAGTTGTCTGTAACCGAAAGGTCAGAACGAGGGGCGCCGCAAGCGACTGTCGCTCGGACACTCAAAATCCACTACTccaatttttaaacaattcaagtattttttttaaataagatcaAATAATTGGGCTACATCAAAGTTAAAACGTACACAAAAGGAAACTCGGGGAAATAAAATTGAGCCAATTAAACAAGTTCTGAAGACGATGAAAATCCAACAGTCACGGAACCGAAAAAACGCGTGCACGTGTGCGGTACCACACCGATCTGTAGCCCGATCTCGCCAGAGCTCGGAGGCTGAACagggtcagtactgggatggggtACTTCCCGGGAAAGAAAGGCTGTTACTGTAAGTGGAGCCGGTGGATCAGAACCACTAGACCCGGCATGGTGACCCGGGACACTGTAGATGTTGGCCTTCGGTTGGGAAGTTCAAACGAGGTCCTGACTACGTGGTCATTGAACATGGCACCCACGGAACGAACAGGGATATCCTGGATAAATTCCGTTCTAAATTCATTCTTTATTCAAATGGCGAAGCAGTTTTTCAGCTCTCCAGATGTGTGCCGCGCGTCAcagagtaataataattgcttacacgtgtatagcgcttttctggacactccactcaaagcgctttacaggtaatgggaactctcctccaccaccagccccacctggatgatacgacgGCACCAGCACTCTCACCACACACTCGCTATAggtggggaggagaaaagagtgatgatccagttcacagatggggattattaagccATGACTGGTACaagccaattggaaatttggccaggacgccgaggTACaatcctactctttttgagaaacatactaggatttttaatgaccacagagaggaaGGACGTCGGTTTTACGTATCATCTGAAGAACGtctcttttttacagtatagtgtccccctcactattctggggcattaggacctgcatggactgcagggtgagcgatcctactggccccactaacacctcttccagcaccaaccttagtttttcccaggagtctcccatccaggtaccggccaggctcacacctgctgagcttcagggggaTCTGCCAGCCgtaagctgcagggtgacagagcTGGAGGCAAATTACGGGGTGAATCGTGTCCCCTCCGAATTGCGCCGAGCTTTGGGATGCAAAATAAACTGTAGGCAAGAAATTCTTCCTGAAAACGGATATATCGTTTATGTGTAGTTCTTAAAAAATGTAGGGAATCGTTATTAAAAATTGAGTTTCTAAAAGCCCTGTTCGGTAACAGGTTAGATGTTTCGCTTTTAATACACAATATGAAGACCTCGGATATTGTTCTGCTAATGCGaatgttgttggttttttttttgtcgcgTTGCTGTCAGAGCAGCCTGAAATTCTGACGGGTGCGGTGTTCGACATCCTCAGAGGTTTTGCTGTTAAATTTAGACTTTATTGAACAGAACATTGTCCGGATTGTGATACCGCACTTATTTTTAGAAACGCGTCTTCGCCAGTTTTGCGCTGGTTGCAAAACGACCTAATAATGCCATAACAATGCCCATTAATGGCGAACTGCCCGGCTAATTGGCATCGTGATTAGAGGTGGTATCCGCCAGCTGGAGATCGGCGCTACGCCAAGCGCCAGGCAGTTTGGCAAATTCCGGTACTCGCGCTGTACGGACAGTATTACGGTCTCTGTTACAGAGATGAGTACGCACAGGCCCGTGTGAGCTTGTATTACTATCACAGGCCGCTGTTGAGCCAGAAACAAGTGTAAATGACAGATCTGTATCAAATGGTATCAAGCTACAAACCTGCCTTTGAATTCCAACATTTTTAATACTCTCTGAgtcccaattaaaaaaaaaaagaaacaggtcAATACCGACGCTAgatttgttaaaggaaaatggTTACAGGGCTGTTTCGAGTTGAAGGACGTGTATTACGTTCATCTGACAGGGAAGAGGAGAAAACTACACGCAGTAACTGTTAATTTCCCACAGGAAAGACGAGGGGATCACCCATCAGCTACTGCAGTTTCCGAATTTCGGCGAGAGAAACGATCAGCGGAAAGCGGACACGAATAACGCATCGCTTTATTTGCGGGGTTGATTTATTTAAAGCGATATTTGTTACAAATATTCGGTTACAAAGGTTAAAAATGGTCACAAAATACACCAGAACTATGAAAACCTCAGCTGTAAGGCACAGATAAATAATTGTACTTGTCCTCGACTGTCTTGGTTAAGGGTGCGTGTTGGCGGTTTTCTGAAGTACCCGACGTGTTTGGAAATGTGTTCTtggtgttttggtttttttattCTCTTCTCTGCCAGATGACCGCAATATACACGAGCTTCAGCTCAAACCATTAttcttaaaaacaacaacaagcaGCGACGATAATAGCCTGTTtctcttttaattaaattggaCTGAGACGGTATTAAGAATATTGGAATATAAAGTGAGGTTTTGTAGTTTGATACAATTTGATACAAaatttcatttatgtttttctgTTCCGGTTTTCCCCACACTGGCCCGCGATGATGCACCCGATGTGTTGGGTGGGGTGGCCGATTTGAGGGGTGCAGGTGGATTGAGGTGCCGAGCTGTGTCGGCCCCGTGTCATCCCGTACCATGAGCCTGAGCGCGTAATAACACAACAGATTGTTATCCGAGAAGCATTTGATAAGAAGATAATCAAAAAggatgtatttgtattttatgaaTTTATGAGTAAAGCTGCGTTTGAAAACCGTGAAGGATTTCCCTTCGGGACTCCCGGTGTATGAAAACATTcgtaatatttaatgtttttgtccTTTGAACAATAAGATTCTGATCTCTTTTAAGGCAACAGAGCTGTAAAAATATCCAAGATAGTTGGGGTTTCTTAAGGTAATATTGTTCCAGTCTGCGCACTCTTCAGCATGTTCTACGAATGCTGATTGGCTGGTTTGGATGTTTTATAGGTGAATACGCAGAAAACCATTCTGAGAACCAATAAATGCCTGTCTTACGGGTGTGGGCGATTTTATTACCCGGGACGAATGCGGTTTATCGTTTAACTAGTTCGCCGAACGGCTCAGGGCACAGGGCGACTGCGCAGCGCGAATCCCCCTCGAGTCTCCCGAAGAGGCTCATTATGACACCCAAACGTCACGTGGAAGCAGGAAATAGCCCCCTTCATGACGTCACCCCCTTCTCGCAGAAGCGCCTGTTCGCCTGGGGGTTCACCATCCTGGGACCCAGGAAATAACACACTCGCTAGTCCGGTAGTGTGAGCCAGTTGCTCACACTAGTTCAGGTCGACAAAGGAACCCTTAATGTGCCAATTACCGCTAGGTAATGCTGAACggtaaagaaaaggaaaatttgTGGTTGACACCTGAGAGAGACTCCACAGCCGTCCTTTCTTGACCTTGCAGCATGAATGAATCTTTACCCGCTCCTTTGCGCATACgcatatgcatgctgacgcagatcCCCACTCGAGGTGTTAGTAGGGTTCAGTTTTGCTCTTGAATTGTTTTCTGCTCTGGGAAGACCCGAAATCTTGGGCAGCTGGTTATAATCTCCCTGCCTTGAAGAAACATTCCAAGCGAGGGTTTATGTCAGGTGTGATGTGTGGTGACCCATACAGTGTCTGATCGGAGAGGCAAGTCACTGAGATTCCCTGTGGGGGCCTGAGGGGCTAACAGGTATCTGGATGGAAAGAGGATTCAAAATTCTAGACTTGAGGGGTAAATAGTGTTTGCTGCTGAGATACTGGTGTGCTCTGTCATCTGTATATATCCATCTGTTACCCATTCATTCATGGCCTCACTCACGTGATCGGTCTCTTCCCCTCGCTGTCGGGTCACTCACTCCCTCCTTCGTTCCGCAGGGTACCTCCAGGTGTCCCGAGCCCTGATGGTCACGTCCATCGTGCTGGGCTTCTGCGCCATCTTGGTCTCCATGCTGGGGCTGCAGTGCACCAAAGTGGGCGGAGACAACTACACCCTGAAGGGCCGACTGGCTGGTCTGGGAGGACTCCTCTTCCTGCTGCAAGGTGAGGGTGGAAGACTGTCCCGAGGCAGTGTTCATAGCAGCCCTGTGTCTGTCCCCGGGCAGTGTTCATAACAGCCCTGTGTCTGTCCCCTGGCAGTGTTCATAGCAGCCCTGTGTCTGTCCCCGGGCAGTGTTCATAACAGCCCTGTGTCTGTCCCCTGGCAGTGTTCATAGCAGCCCTGTGTCTGTCCCCGGGCAGTGTTCATAGCAGCCCTGTGTCTGTCCCCGGGCAGTGTTCATAACAGCCCTGTGTCTGTCCATGGGCAGTGTTAATAACAGCCCTGTGTCTGTCCGCGGGCAGTGTTAAAAACAGCTCTGTGTCTGTCCCCGGGCAGTGTTAAAAACAGCCCTGTGTCTGTCCCCGGGCAGTGTTAATAACAGCCCTGTGTCTGTCCCCGGGCAGTGTTCATAAcagccctgtgtctgtctgcggGCAGTGTTCATAACAGCCCTGTGTCTGTCCATGGGCAGTGTTAATAACAGCCCTGTGTCTGTCCGCGGGCAGTGTTAAAAACAGCCCTGTGTCTGTCCCCTGGCAGTGTTAATAAcagccctgtgtctgtctgcggGCAGTGTTAAAAACAGCCCTGTGTCTGTCCCCGGGCAGTGTTCATAACAGCCGTGTGTCTGTCCCCGGGCAGTGTTAATAACAGCCCTGTGTCTGTCCATGGGCAGTGTTAATAACAGCCCTGTGTCTGTCCGCGGGCAGTGTTAATAACAGCCCTGTGTCTGTCCGCGGGCAGTGTTAAAAACAGCCCTGTGTCTGTCCCCTGGCAGTGTTAATAACAGCCCTGTGTCTGTCCCCTGGCAGTGTTAATAACAGCCCTGTGTCTGTCCCCTGGCAGTGTTAATAACAGCCCTGTGTCTGTCCGCGGGCAGTGTTAATAACAGCCCTGTGTCTGTCCATGGGCAGTGTTAAAAAcagccctgtgtctgtctgcggGCAGTGTTAATAACAGCCCTGTGTCTGTCCATGGGCAGTGTTAAAAACAGCCCTGTGTCTTTCCCCGGGCAGTGTTAAAAAcagccctgtgtctgtctgcggGCAGTGTTAATAACAGCCCTGTGTCTGTCCCCTGGCAGTGTTAATAACAGCCCTGTGTCTGTCCCCAGGTCTCTGCACCATGATCTCTGTATCCTGGTACGCCTTCAACATCACGCAGGAGTTCTTTGACCCATTTTATCTCGGGACAAAGTGAGTCTCAGCACCACGCTGCTGTTTCaaccacacacaccacacacacagactgctATTGTGCCATCtgtgttcttgtttttctaccgaaataatggggaaaaaaaaacaattgtggtTTCATGTTTAGTTTCTATGacattaaatattgtaaacatGAAACTAAACCGAGAACCGCAAACTGtcagctttattattttttgctaaagaaataacaggaaTCATTGTTTTCTGTAAGACATTATTTGTATATGTCACAGATAGGTGACCCCTAAATATAATAcgtataataatatatataatatataaatataacatgCATTCACAGACCAGACCAGACAAGACAGTTATCACCTATAATATCCCATTTTGTTACAGTATTTTGATCTTCCCATCACATACACGTAACTTCATAACACAGCCATTCCTTTGCCAGCACTCCCAATGCACAGAGCACAGGACCTGACTCACTCACAGAGCAGCCCCAGAACCCCAGTTACCAGAGCCCCATGTCCCACACAAACACGAGCGGGCCTGCAGTGCTGTTCTCTGGCACCCCGGCATGTCTCCCTCCACCCCAGCGAAGAGACGGGGAAGAGCCAGACATCCCCGTCTGGACTGGAGTCCTGAGCAGTGTGGCCCCAGGTCTTGCCCCCTCTACCCTGTTTGTGTCGGAGTTCAGTTGGGGGCGGAGGGGAGAGGAAGACGATGCTGGGGTCTTCATCCCCTGCTCCCTGGCCCAGGTGCCCGAGTCAGGTCCTCTTGAATCCGTCTGCTCCAGTCCTCCTTTCCTCCAGCAGTCCTCTGTTTGCTTTTTGAAGCCCCACCCCTCCGCTCCCCCAACAGGGGCTCCCGCCTCTGCCCCTGGGGTGGGAGTGTGGGGCATGCTGGCGGCCCAGGGCTTGTGCAGGAAACAGCTGTTCACTGATGGCCACGTGTACAATACCTTGTGCAATCGCCCCCCTCCTTTTGATCAAAGGACAAATCGATCTGCTTAGCAACCACAACGTCTCCTCTGAGCGGTGGGGTAGTGGCATGGCGTGTGTACTTAGGGCCTTTGGCCAAGGGAGGAAGCTTGGAGGATAAGGCATGAAACTACATCAACACTAGGGGTGTCCGGCCCATCAGTACAACTGAACATCAACACATCCTTGGCGCTTCACACAACCCCATTCTTCTCACTCTgtggcatatatatatatatatctttacaAATGCAAATACACATCTTTTTCTGTAATAATTGTTTTCTCCCGATCAAATACTGTTGAAGCTGTAGCTGTGTCGTGTCTTATTGGAGAAGGGAAGAGTGCCTGTATGGTCTGTATTTTTAACAGATCAGTggtgtgaaaataaaacatcctGCAGTATGG is a window from the Lepisosteus oculatus isolate fLepOcu1 chromosome 3, fLepOcu1.hap2, whole genome shotgun sequence genome containing:
- the LOC107076590 gene encoding claudin-15 isoform X2; translated protein: MNDIAEMVAFVLGFLGWVMAGVAVPNRYWKESTLEGSVITTTTIYENLWISCASDASGIHNCREFPSLLALSGYLQVSRALMVTSIVLGFCAILVSMLGLQCTKVGGDNYTLKGRLAGLGGLLFLLQGLCTMISVSWYAFNITQEFFDPFYLGTKYELGQGLYIGWGSAVLAIGGGVCLLCACRQESEGKVGYAYQPSKGSQRNPHNQYDHNSYV
- the LOC107076590 gene encoding claudin-15 isoform X1, whose amino-acid sequence is MNDIAEMVAFVLGFLGWVMAGVAVPNRYWKESTLEGSVITTTTIYENLWISCASDASGIHNCREFPSLLALSGYLQVSRALMVTSIVLGFCAILVSMLGLQCTKVGGDNYTLKGRLAGLGGLLFLLQGLCTMISVSWYAFNITQEFFDPFYLGTKYELGQGLYIGWGSAVLAIGGGVCLLCACRQESEGKVSGYAYQPSKGSQRNPHNQYDHNSYV